One Coffea arabica cultivar ET-39 chromosome 5e, Coffea Arabica ET-39 HiFi, whole genome shotgun sequence DNA segment encodes these proteins:
- the LOC140007051 gene encoding uncharacterized protein — MAGPGKKGKFTLRQSRDAGRGNVEQTEENVSCQQASAPKNSAIPKTSNVTEPVLTKKSSRIRLFDEFEIPSASSARENATRNSGIQAESRRIAEKSSGNGMTSQEAAGMQTNRTPTSQHVGSNQAIGCESNETESMQDLESNGSDQVTLKRKRGYTRNIALSNEKKAGKKVNITVSEISGRLVGEGAQRYISEASCVIRKYGKWKAPKWGKLPKDDRDQLLRITNNSFTYDGGEHVKPALIKQLNSQYRSRRYNFHMLFKKCGSKEEALARRPEYVEESDWIYLCDYYCSPEFKALSERNKLNRSKQQTAHTAGTKSFLRHKDDRVSKRVK, encoded by the exons ATGGCTGGACCggggaaaaagggaaaatttacTTTACGACAAAGTCGGGATGCTGGGCGAGGAAATGTGGAGCAAACTGAAGAAAATGTAAGCTGTCAG CAAGCTAGTGCACCAAAAAATAGTGCAATTCCCAAGACAAGCAATGTCACTGAACCTGTATTAACAAAAAAGTCTTCTAGGATCCGTCTATTTGATGAATTTGAG ATTCCTAGTGCATCCTCTGCTAGAGAAAATGCTACAAGAAATTCAGGTATACAAGCTGAGAGTAGACGGATTGCTGAAAAATCTTCAGGCAATGGAATGACATCACAAGAAGCTGCTGGGATGCAAACTAATAGAACTCCTACTTCACAGCATGTTGGATCTAATCAAGCTATTGGTTGTGAAAGCAATGAAACTGAAAGTATGCAAGACCTTGAGTCAAACGGTTCAG ACCAAGTAacgttaaaaagaaaaagaggatatACGCGTAATATTGCACtatcaaatgaaaagaaagctgGAAAAAAGGTGAACATTACTGTTTCTGAAATAAGTGGAAGACTAGTTGGAGAAGGTGCTCAGCGATACATTTCAGAGGCAAGCTGCGTTATTCGAAAGTATGGCAAGTGGAAAGCACCTAAATGGGGCAAGCTTCCTAAAGATGATAGAGATCAACTGCTAAGAATTACTAAT AATAGTTTCACTTATGATGGAGGAGAGCATGTGAAACCAGCTTTAAttaagcaattaaattcacagtaTAGAAGTCGACGTTATAATTTTCACATGCTATTCAAAAAATGTGGCTCTAAGGAGGAAGCTCTTGCACGTCGACCAGAATATGTGGAAGAATCAGATTGGATTTACCTTTGCGATTACTATTGTAGTCCAGAATTCAAG GCCTTAAGTGAGCGAAATAAGCTGAACAGATCAAAGCAGCAAACTGCCCATACAGCTGGAACAAAATCATTTTTACGTCATAAGGATGACCGGGTCAGTAAACGTGTAAAGTAG